The following coding sequences lie in one Pseudarthrobacter phenanthrenivorans Sphe3 genomic window:
- a CDS encoding DUF3499 domain-containing protein — protein MGAIRQCSRSACRQSAVATLTYVYADSTAVLGPLATYAEPHCYDLCEQHADSLTVPRGWEVLRLAMPSTPQQPGPDDLLALANAVRDAAALPAQPQQPAQRGPHSALEAPAGTEGTRRGHLRVLREPS, from the coding sequence GTGGGAGCTATCCGTCAGTGTTCAAGATCTGCATGCCGCCAGTCTGCGGTTGCTACCCTGACGTACGTCTACGCAGATTCCACCGCTGTCCTTGGTCCACTGGCCACGTACGCCGAACCACACTGCTACGACCTGTGCGAGCAGCACGCTGACTCCCTGACGGTTCCCCGGGGCTGGGAAGTCCTTCGCCTGGCCATGCCCAGCACGCCCCAGCAGCCCGGCCCCGATGACCTCCTTGCGCTTGCCAATGCGGTCCGCGATGCCGCAGCCCTGCCCGCCCAGCCCCAGCAGCCCGCCCAGCGCGGGCCCCACTCGGCGCTGGAGGCGCCCGCCGGGACTGAAGGCACCCGCAGGGGGCACCTGCGGGTGCTGCGTGAGCCGTCCTGA
- a CDS encoding metallopeptidase family protein, whose product MQSSNQKSGFTVRLADPDAPKAAGTGSPGKSFMMRRRNRHGRGLRGEVMLPTHPGYRTRGDRFDDMVLDSAQRLHDIWGKTLDGVRFGVDEIPPDLEQLAANSSAAPMGSYTPASEGDGPMITVYRRVVEQACPGPEDLQDLVHDVVVEHTAEMLGVAPETLDPVYRRRY is encoded by the coding sequence ATGCAGTCATCGAACCAGAAATCAGGTTTCACGGTCCGGTTGGCTGATCCGGATGCCCCAAAGGCTGCCGGTACCGGCTCTCCGGGTAAGAGCTTCATGATGCGCCGCAGGAACCGGCATGGCCGCGGCCTCCGCGGCGAAGTGATGTTGCCCACGCACCCCGGATACCGGACGCGCGGGGACCGCTTTGATGACATGGTGCTGGATTCGGCGCAGCGGCTCCACGATATCTGGGGCAAGACCCTGGATGGCGTCCGGTTCGGTGTGGATGAGATTCCGCCGGACCTGGAGCAGTTGGCGGCGAACTCGTCCGCGGCCCCCATGGGCTCCTATACGCCCGCCTCTGAAGGGGACGGTCCCATGATCACCGTTTACCGGCGCGTGGTGGAGCAGGCGTGCCCTGGTCCGGAAGACCTGCAGGACCTGGTCCATGACGTGGTGGTGGAGCATACAGCGGAGATGCTGGGTGTTGCTCCGGAGACACTGGATCCGGTCTACCGCCGCCGCTACTGA
- a CDS encoding TIGR03089 family protein: protein MSIPAADLMASLRAGNSTSPRLTWYGPDAERVELSGRVLDNWVAKTSNLLQDELDAAPGMSLRLQLPAHWKSIVWALAAWQLGLQTVLEKGAADFLATSEPESVEEKYDAVIAVALPALAMRWPGELAAGCIDYAAEVRSHGDVFMAHADPDPSGCAVVTGDGRRHLHQELLDTFAAPHDDGVRLHIPAGNGLESALANALGAWRHDGSVVVTHPDVELTDKLMAAERIHGR from the coding sequence ATGAGCATCCCGGCAGCTGACCTAATGGCATCCCTTCGTGCAGGAAACTCCACCTCCCCGCGCCTCACGTGGTACGGGCCGGACGCGGAACGCGTGGAGCTGTCCGGAAGGGTCCTGGACAACTGGGTTGCCAAGACCAGCAACCTCCTCCAGGACGAGCTGGACGCGGCCCCCGGCATGAGCCTCCGCCTCCAGCTGCCCGCCCATTGGAAGTCGATCGTCTGGGCGCTGGCCGCCTGGCAGCTCGGACTGCAAACCGTCCTGGAAAAGGGCGCCGCAGATTTCCTCGCCACCTCCGAGCCGGAGAGCGTGGAGGAGAAGTACGACGCCGTCATCGCCGTCGCGCTGCCTGCGCTGGCAATGCGCTGGCCGGGAGAGCTGGCGGCCGGGTGTATTGACTATGCTGCGGAAGTCCGCTCCCACGGCGACGTCTTCATGGCCCACGCCGATCCCGATCCTTCAGGATGCGCGGTTGTGACCGGCGACGGGCGCCGCCACCTCCACCAGGAGCTTCTGGATACTTTCGCGGCGCCCCACGACGACGGCGTTCGGCTCCATATTCCGGCCGGAAACGGGCTGGAGTCAGCGTTGGCCAACGCACTGGGTGCCTGGCGGCACGACGGCTCCGTTGTGGTCACCCATCCGGACGTGGAGCTGACGGACAAGCTTATGGCAGCTGAACGCATCCACGGCAGGTGA
- a CDS encoding Trm112 family protein translates to MPKISPELLSVLRCPVTGSALVQEGEELVAAVAAESGVKPRYAIEDGIPLLLPPELLAAATAAGSDQHDSASGTN, encoded by the coding sequence ATGCCAAAAATCAGTCCTGAACTGCTGTCCGTCCTGCGCTGCCCCGTGACCGGCTCAGCGCTGGTGCAGGAAGGCGAAGAATTGGTTGCCGCCGTCGCCGCGGAATCCGGAGTCAAGCCCCGTTACGCCATCGAGGACGGGATTCCCCTTCTCCTGCCCCCCGAACTCCTGGCGGCTGCCACAGCGGCAGGATCGGACCAACACGATTCAGCTTCCGGAACGAACTAA
- a CDS encoding WhiB family transcriptional regulator: MGQAERIQEDAVVAGQATATYRARGVPSDWYVDPADPDAAERYNRNAGGVLEDQATAFLAAHEALLGGGADPEDLLDPPMELAAAGASQPVWIGLPFQQDFDDEGELGWQTDALCAQTDPEAFFPEKGGSTRDAKKVCGACNVRSQCLEYALANDERFGIWGGLSERERRRLRKRAI, from the coding sequence ATGGGGCAAGCAGAGCGTATCCAGGAAGATGCCGTCGTGGCCGGACAGGCAACGGCAACATACCGCGCACGGGGGGTACCCAGCGACTGGTATGTGGATCCTGCTGATCCTGATGCCGCAGAACGGTACAACAGGAATGCGGGCGGCGTGCTGGAGGACCAGGCTACTGCTTTCCTCGCAGCCCACGAGGCATTGCTGGGTGGGGGCGCCGATCCTGAGGACCTCCTGGACCCGCCCATGGAACTGGCTGCTGCAGGCGCAAGCCAGCCGGTATGGATCGGCCTGCCGTTCCAGCAGGATTTCGACGACGAGGGCGAATTGGGGTGGCAGACGGATGCCCTGTGCGCCCAGACTGACCCCGAGGCTTTCTTCCCCGAAAAGGGCGGTTCCACAAGGGACGCCAAAAAGGTTTGCGGTGCCTGCAATGTCCGCTCGCAGTGCCTTGAATATGCGCTGGCGAACGACGAACGTTTCGGCATCTGGGGAGGCCTGTCCGAGCGTGAGCGCCGGCGGCTGAGGAAGCGAGCAATCTAA
- a CDS encoding DUF5719 family protein, whose product MHEHTMSAEAREAHSADAPDGDGGTAQGEDRQPPAAKGRRTALVGLASAALVLAGAGAVVAGGSLLPAPESSRSIPAAAAAVPAGTSLGVCPGPARLLEGTEAGTDPQFSPKSATAVSTVTGAVLGAAGVLPESRLSQLDGTTAVDIAQGPAQPASGAAAQELVAGVVAGRPVEQASVLSAEALANQQASAAGVMKFTATDGDLQGSAASNCQQPSNDQWLAGAGTTVGRTSVLVLSNASSTPATVSLELFGSQGQIQAPGSRGLLVAPGTSRSIVLAGLAPAEPQLSVHVRSAGGPVAAVIQQSVLRGLTPGGVDFIGPGAAPAVRQVMTGVDIQDPAGLAQLTGKAGYEDAAPSLQLTVPGATDAVVEIKLFGRDGQKALPSGGVITAKAGTVTEVSLAGVPAGQYTVAATSDVSFVAAARITRGLQEEQPADVAWAASGVRLGSQHVVPVPQGGSRTLVFGALDTRATITYAAITADGKVRAPASADIAGGTTSSIAVPDKVEESDVVGYVVSASGDAVYGAVLLQQDGRNDVSSLAFQAAAAGQETVPVTLSY is encoded by the coding sequence ATGCATGAGCACACCATGTCGGCTGAGGCGCGGGAAGCCCACTCCGCCGACGCACCGGACGGCGACGGCGGCACGGCCCAAGGGGAGGACCGGCAGCCCCCGGCCGCCAAGGGACGCAGGACGGCCCTCGTTGGACTGGCGTCCGCGGCGCTGGTCCTCGCCGGGGCGGGTGCCGTGGTGGCCGGCGGCTCGCTGCTGCCTGCGCCCGAATCGAGCCGAAGCATACCTGCGGCTGCGGCAGCCGTCCCTGCCGGCACAAGCCTCGGTGTCTGCCCTGGCCCTGCCCGTCTCCTGGAAGGCACCGAGGCAGGAACAGACCCGCAGTTCAGTCCAAAATCTGCTACCGCGGTGAGCACCGTGACAGGTGCTGTACTTGGGGCGGCCGGCGTGCTGCCGGAGAGCAGGCTGTCGCAGCTGGACGGAACAACCGCCGTCGACATCGCCCAGGGACCTGCCCAGCCTGCTTCCGGTGCTGCTGCGCAGGAACTTGTGGCAGGGGTTGTGGCCGGACGGCCAGTTGAACAGGCCAGCGTGCTGAGCGCCGAGGCACTGGCAAACCAGCAAGCATCTGCAGCAGGGGTCATGAAGTTCACCGCCACCGACGGCGACCTGCAAGGCAGCGCGGCCTCCAACTGCCAGCAGCCCTCCAACGACCAGTGGCTGGCCGGCGCGGGCACAACCGTGGGCCGGACCTCCGTGCTGGTGCTGAGCAACGCCTCCAGCACACCTGCCACTGTGAGCCTGGAACTTTTCGGGTCACAGGGACAAATCCAGGCACCGGGCAGCCGCGGCCTGCTGGTGGCCCCAGGCACCTCCCGGTCCATCGTCCTTGCCGGGCTGGCGCCCGCGGAGCCGCAGCTCAGCGTCCATGTGCGCAGTGCAGGCGGGCCCGTTGCCGCTGTCATCCAGCAGAGCGTCCTTCGGGGTCTCACTCCCGGAGGGGTGGACTTCATCGGTCCCGGGGCAGCGCCGGCCGTGCGGCAGGTGATGACGGGGGTGGACATCCAGGACCCCGCCGGGCTCGCCCAGCTCACCGGCAAGGCCGGCTATGAGGATGCGGCGCCTTCCCTCCAGCTCACCGTTCCAGGTGCCACGGACGCCGTCGTCGAGATCAAGCTGTTTGGACGTGACGGCCAGAAGGCGCTGCCTTCGGGCGGAGTGATCACGGCCAAGGCGGGCACCGTTACCGAGGTTTCCCTCGCGGGCGTTCCCGCAGGGCAATACACCGTGGCCGCAACATCGGATGTTTCCTTCGTGGCAGCGGCAAGGATCACCCGCGGCCTGCAGGAGGAGCAGCCGGCGGACGTTGCCTGGGCAGCATCCGGAGTTCGCCTCGGCAGCCAGCACGTGGTGCCGGTTCCGCAGGGAGGAAGCCGCACCCTGGTGTTTGGCGCCCTGGACACCCGCGCCACCATCACCTACGCCGCGATCACGGCGGACGGGAAAGTGCGGGCTCCCGCAAGCGCAGACATCGCCGGCGGCACCACGTCCTCCATCGCCGTCCCGGACAAGGTAGAGGAGTCAGACGTCGTGGGCTACGTGGTGTCCGCATCCGGTGATGCCGTGTACGGTGCTGTCCTGCTGCAGCAGGACGGCAGGAACGACGTATCATCCCTGGCCTTCCAGGCTGCAGCAGCAGGACAGGAAACAGTCCCCGTCACACTCAGCTACTGA
- a CDS encoding L,D-transpeptidase, with protein sequence MEPEVQSRRPGTFKKILVVVAVCILAAVGGVFAAVAPGIARGAVESEAGSAVRSSPGIAAPVIAPVKADAAPANGAKQVNPAAPVSLKVTNGTIERVTLTSTSGVTVEGRIDSAGSGWTASGPLKFNTEYSYTYVVKDGAGRETSTTQSFSTVSSSHEADAAIYPLDGMKVGVGQPLQVIFSEPVVNRDAVEKAITITSSAGQVGAFHWHSDTMVRYRPENFWAANSTISMDMKLFGVDLGNGQIANFNKKVNVAIGDKKVAVADAAAHTFTLSVNDQVVKTLPVSMGDKRFPSARGYGVLMEKKRYDHFRASSIGLKPDDPAYYGDVDVEYTIRLTLSGAYIHQALESAYPFIGNTNVSHGCIGFAPDGAAWVFDNMGTGDVVQIVNTEGDYAAHDDGFGDWNIPWSEYDN encoded by the coding sequence ATGGAGCCTGAAGTCCAATCCCGCCGCCCGGGTACCTTCAAAAAAATTCTCGTCGTGGTTGCGGTGTGCATCCTCGCGGCCGTGGGCGGGGTGTTCGCCGCCGTCGCGCCGGGCATCGCCCGCGGAGCGGTCGAATCCGAGGCAGGCTCCGCCGTGCGGTCCTCTCCTGGCATTGCGGCGCCGGTCATTGCACCGGTGAAAGCTGATGCCGCGCCGGCCAACGGCGCCAAGCAGGTGAATCCTGCAGCCCCGGTCTCCCTGAAGGTCACCAACGGCACCATCGAACGCGTGACCCTCACCAGCACCTCCGGGGTAACAGTGGAGGGGCGCATCGATTCTGCCGGTTCCGGCTGGACGGCGTCCGGGCCGCTCAAATTCAATACGGAGTACAGCTACACCTACGTGGTCAAGGACGGCGCCGGCCGCGAAACGAGCACCACACAGTCTTTCAGCACCGTGTCCAGTTCGCACGAGGCCGATGCCGCCATCTACCCGCTGGACGGCATGAAGGTGGGCGTGGGGCAGCCGCTGCAAGTCATCTTCAGCGAGCCTGTGGTCAACCGCGACGCCGTGGAAAAAGCCATCACCATCACCAGCAGCGCCGGGCAGGTGGGCGCTTTCCACTGGCACAGCGACACCATGGTGCGGTACCGGCCGGAAAACTTCTGGGCGGCTAACTCCACGATCAGCATGGACATGAAGCTCTTCGGGGTGGATCTTGGCAACGGCCAGATCGCCAACTTCAACAAGAAAGTCAACGTGGCCATCGGTGACAAGAAGGTGGCAGTGGCCGATGCCGCCGCGCACACCTTCACGCTGAGCGTCAACGACCAGGTGGTCAAGACCCTGCCCGTCAGCATGGGAGACAAGCGCTTCCCTTCAGCCCGCGGCTATGGGGTCCTGATGGAAAAGAAGCGCTACGACCACTTCCGGGCATCCAGCATCGGACTGAAGCCGGACGATCCCGCCTACTACGGTGACGTGGACGTGGAATACACCATCCGCCTCACGCTCAGCGGTGCCTACATCCACCAGGCGCTGGAATCCGCCTATCCGTTCATCGGCAATACGAACGTTTCGCATGGCTGCATTGGCTTCGCTCCCGACGGCGCCGCCTGGGTCTTTGACAACATGGGCACCGGGGACGTGGTCCAGATCGTGAACACCGAAGGCGACTACGCAGCACACGACGACGGGTTCGGTGACTGGAACATCCCGTGGAGTGAGTACGACAACTAG
- the ahcY gene encoding adenosylhomocysteinase — protein sequence MTFDYKVADITLAEAGRHQIRLAEHEMPGLMSLREEFGPTQPLKGARIAGSLHMTVQTAVLIETLTALGAEVRWASCNIFSTQDEAAAAVVVGKGTVEDPQGVPVFAWKGETLEEYWWTAEQILTWPGADSNPELGPNMILDDGGDATMLVHKGVEFEAVGNVPSADPTDSEEYGIFLDVLRRSLEADPKKWTRTAATIKGVSEETTTGVHRLYQLAEQGKLLFPAINVNDSVTKSKFDNKYGIRHSLPDGINRATDVLMGGKVAVVCGYGDVGKGAAEALRGQGSRVIVTEIDPICALQAAMDGYQVAKLESVLAQGDIFITTTGNKDVILAEHMAGMKNKAIVGNIGHFDNEIDMAGLARIPGIKKVEIKPQVHEWVFEAGTAAERSIIVLSEGRLLNLGNATGHPSFVMSNSFANQTIAQIELWTKKDQPAGEREYENQVYVLPKVLDEKVARLHLDALGVELTELTKDQAEYLDLDVAGPYKPEHYRY from the coding sequence ATGACTTTTGATTACAAGGTTGCCGACATCACCCTGGCGGAAGCCGGCCGCCACCAGATCCGTCTGGCCGAGCACGAAATGCCGGGCCTGATGTCGCTGCGGGAGGAGTTCGGCCCCACCCAGCCGCTCAAGGGTGCCAGGATCGCAGGGTCCCTGCACATGACGGTGCAGACCGCCGTCCTGATTGAGACCCTCACCGCCCTGGGTGCAGAGGTCCGCTGGGCTTCCTGCAACATCTTTTCCACCCAGGACGAGGCCGCGGCCGCCGTAGTGGTGGGCAAGGGCACCGTGGAGGACCCGCAGGGCGTCCCCGTCTTTGCCTGGAAGGGTGAAACCCTTGAGGAATACTGGTGGACCGCCGAGCAGATCCTGACCTGGCCCGGCGCGGACTCCAACCCGGAGCTCGGCCCCAACATGATCCTGGACGACGGCGGCGACGCCACCATGCTGGTGCACAAGGGCGTGGAGTTCGAGGCAGTGGGCAACGTACCGTCCGCCGACCCCACCGATTCGGAAGAATACGGCATCTTCCTTGACGTGCTCCGCCGTTCCCTCGAAGCGGACCCGAAGAAGTGGACCCGGACGGCCGCCACCATCAAGGGCGTCAGCGAGGAAACCACCACCGGCGTGCACCGCCTGTACCAGCTGGCTGAACAGGGCAAACTGCTGTTCCCGGCCATCAACGTCAACGACTCCGTCACCAAGAGCAAGTTCGACAACAAGTACGGGATCCGCCACTCGCTGCCGGACGGGATCAACCGCGCCACGGACGTGCTCATGGGCGGCAAGGTCGCCGTCGTCTGCGGCTATGGCGACGTGGGCAAGGGTGCCGCGGAGGCATTGCGGGGCCAGGGCTCACGGGTGATCGTCACCGAGATCGATCCCATCTGCGCACTGCAGGCCGCCATGGACGGCTACCAGGTGGCCAAGCTGGAGTCGGTGCTGGCGCAGGGCGATATCTTCATCACCACCACGGGCAACAAGGACGTCATCCTGGCAGAGCACATGGCCGGCATGAAGAACAAGGCGATCGTGGGCAACATCGGCCACTTCGACAATGAAATCGACATGGCCGGCCTGGCCCGGATCCCCGGCATCAAGAAGGTTGAAATCAAGCCGCAGGTCCACGAATGGGTCTTCGAGGCAGGAACTGCCGCCGAGCGTTCCATCATCGTCCTCTCCGAAGGCCGGCTGCTGAACCTGGGCAACGCCACGGGACACCCGTCCTTCGTGATGAGCAACTCGTTCGCCAACCAGACCATTGCCCAGATTGAGCTGTGGACCAAGAAGGACCAGCCGGCAGGCGAACGCGAGTACGAAAACCAGGTCTACGTCCTGCCCAAGGTCCTGGACGAGAAGGTGGCCCGCCTGCACCTTGACGCCCTTGGCGTGGAACTGACCGAGCTGACCAAGGACCAGGCCGAATACCTGGACCTTGACGTGGCCGGTCCCTACAAGCCCGAGCACTATCGTTACTAA